In the Carboxydothermus hydrogenoformans Z-2901 genome, TAAAGGACTTAGGGCTTAATGCCATAAGTCCTTTTTATATATTTTTATCAGGCGAAGCTTTTTTGTCCCCCTGCCTGAAATCAACGACCTTGAATCTTTTAACCGGGAACTTTTGCAAAAATCCTTGAAATACCTGGAAAAACCCACTATGAAAAACAGCAATAAATCCGGGATTTATTTGCCGAAGACCAACAGCAGTTAAAAATGTTACCGCTACTAATGCCCCTCCACCTCCACTAATTCCCCGTTGATATGCCGTTTAAGGTAACGGTATGTCTTGCCACCCCTATATTTATCTTAATAAAGGAATCACCCTTGTTGTATTAATAAAAAATCACCGCAAGAAAATTCCTGCGGTGACTTAGATAGCTTCTTCTTTTATTTTTTTTACTTCTGGAACTTGTTTTTTATCTATTCCAAAAACATAATAACTTATAATAATTAATGCCATAAATGCCGCTCCAATGATTAGCGATAGTCTGGTATCGCTATTTAACCACATGCCAACTAATACTAGTACCAAGAAGATAATCGTAAGGTAATTGCTGTAAGGTGAAAGTGGAGCTTTAAATGGGTGATCTTTTATTTCATTATCTTTAAGTTTTCTAAATTTAAGTTGACTGATAAGTATTACAAACCAAGGCATCATACCCGGTAATACGCTAGCACTATAAATATATACAAAAAGTTTTTGTGGAGCTATATAGTTTAAAGCTACTCCAATTAGCAAGCACGCTATTGTTACTAAAAGGCTATTGACAGGTACCCCAGAAGGAGATACCTTGGCTAAAAATTTTGGAGCTTGGCCATTTTGGCTTAATGTATATAACATTCTTGCAGAACTATAAATACCACTGTTACAACCAGATAAGGCAGCAGTTAAAACTACAAAGTTTATGATACTTGCTGCAGCAGGAATACCTACTTTAGCAAAGGTCAAAACAAATGGGCTACCAATGGTCCCCAACTTATTCCATGGATAAAGGGCGACAATTACAAAAATGGCCCCAATATAAAAGATTAGTATTCGCCATGTGATATTTTGAACTGCCCTTCTTAGAGTTCTTTGTGGATCTTTTGCTTCGCCGGCTGTAACACCGACCAATTCAACCCCTTGGAAAGCTGCAACTACAAGACAAAGGGCAAACAGGAATCCTTTTATACCATTTGGGAAGAAGCCGCCATGAATATATAAATTTTCTAATCCAATGGGGCGACCATGGTTGCCAAATCCGAAAAAGATCATTCCTATCCCCAAAATAATCATTACTACTATTGTCACCACTTTAATAAGCGCAAACCAGAATTCAAATTCTCCATAGTACTTAACTGCAGCTAAGTTTGCCGTACCTACTATCAAAATTGCTATTAGGCCTGGTACCCATTGAGGCAATGTTGGAAACCAAAATTTCATATAAATGCCTACGGCTGTTACCTCCGACATTCCTACCGCTACCCACATAAACCAGTAACTCCAAGCAGTAAGATAACCCCATAAAGGACCGATGTACTTGTGGGCATAAGTTGCAAAGGAGCCGGTGATTGGTTCAATGTAAAGCATTTCACCTATAGTACGCATTATGAAAAATATGAAGATACCCGCTATAATGTAAGCTAAAATTACAGACGGACCTGCCCATTTCAAGGTACTTGCTGAACCCATGAATAAACCTACTCCAATGGTCCCTCCTAAAGCAATTAACTCAATGTGCCTTGCCTCTAAACCTCTTTTTAATTCTTTTTCAGTTTCTACCATTTATACTTCCTCCTTTTATTAAAATTTTGAATTATACTTCCCGAAAACTACCATTTATTACCAATCAGGTTTTGCTTGTATATTTTAGCACTAATGACTTTACCTGTAGGGGTAGCCGCAAGCCCTCCCAGAGCCGTCTCCTTTAAAGATACAGGAAGCGCCCGCCCAATTTCCCCCATTGCATCAATCACTTCATCAAAAGGAATAGCTGAAACAATTCCCGCTAAAGCCATATCTGCTGCCGCTAAGGCTTGTACCGCCGCCGCAACATTACGCTTTACGCAGGGAACTTCCACTAAACCCGCCACCGGATCACAAACTAAACCAAGCATTCCTTTTAAGGCTATGGCTCCTGCATGAACTGCCTGCTCTGGAGTTCCTCCCATTAATTCAGCAGCAGCAACTGCAGCCATTGCTGCAGCCGAACCACATTCTGCCTGACAGCCTCCCTGGGCTCCGGAAAGAGAAGCTTTATGGGCAATAACTACTCCCACCGCTCCAGCAGCGTATAACCCTTCAACCACTTTTTCTTCGGGAATACTATACTCTTCCATTAAACTTAACAGCACTCCCGGTAAAACCCCTGCAGAACCTGCTGTAGGAGCTGCCACAATTAAACCCATGGAAGCATTGGCTTCACTTACAGCTAAAGCATAAGTAATTGCTTTACCAAAAACCCCCAAGGCTAAATTTTTCCCTTCATCCAGCCGTTTTTTATATTTAACCGCCTGGCCACCCACCAACCCTCCTACCGAAGGTTTTCCGGTAAGCCCTTCCGAAATCGCCTCTTTCATCACTAAAAGCCTTTTTTGCATAATAGCAATTAATTCTTCCTCAGGAACATCCCGATCTTTAGCTTCCAACAGCAATGCTGTCCCTCCTAAGGTTTGGCCAAGCTTTTTAGCTTCATTAACTAACTGTTCTACCGATTCAAGATACATAGCATCCTCCTTACAGCGGGGGAATGGTAAAGCCACCATTTATCCCTGGAAGTCTTTTAATTTCCCATAATGTTTCTTCATCAACCGGCTGGTCGGTTTCAATGACCATTAACGCCTCAGCCCCTTTTTGCTGCCTGGAAACACTCATTTGAGCAATGTTAATTCCGTGCCATGCTAAAACCGATGTTACCTTGGCAACTGCTCCTGGACGGTCAGCATGGGGGACCACTAAAGTTGGGTACTTGGCAGTAATTTTTACAGGATAACCATTAATACCGGTAATTAACACTGCACCACCACCGATAGAACTTCCGGTAATCGTAGCTTTATTTTTCGCCCCAGTCAACTCCATATATACCGTATTAGGGTGAGCTTCGGGCAGTTCTATGGGCAAGAATTCATACTTTAATCCCCGTTCTTCAGCAATTTTTAAACTCTCCCGTATCCGCGAATCATCGGTATCAAATCCTAACAATCCCGCAATAAGCGCCCGGTCCGTACCGTGCCCTCGATACGTTTCCTTAAAAGAGCCATGCAAGTAGATTTTCGCCTTTTGCGGTACCTCCCCTAACACCAGCCTTCCTACTTTTCCCAATCTCACCGCTCCAGCGGTATGAGAGCTTGACGGCCCAATCATTACCGGTCCAATAATATCTAAAATATCCATCTTTCCTTTCCTACCTTTTCGCTAACTTAAACTAAATCTCAATCCGGTTGGCTACTTGTACCAATTTATTTAAATTCTGCATTATACATCCAATGAAGTAAGCGTTGGGGAAATATTGACAAAATAATGGTGCTGTTTTAAAAGACTTTGAATCTCTTCAACCTGTTCAGGTTCAGCTGTTTCAAGCTCCAATTCTACCTGAGCCGAACCCAATGGGACATTTATAGCTTCTCGATTGTGAATTACTGATAACACGTTGGCTCCTGTGCTGGCAATTATCTGGAGTAATTGGCTTAGAGTTCCTGGCTTGTCCGGAATAACGGTATTCAAGAAAATTTTTCTGCCATCCTTTACTAAACCTCTGTTAATAATGCGTGATAAAAGATTTACGTCAATATTTCCACCACTTATAAGTGCTACAATTTTACTTTTTTTATAATGAGATAATCGATTTAAAACAGCTGCAACGGATACCGCTCCAGCCCCTTCAGCTACGGTTTTCGCCCTTTCCATCAAAAACAATATAGCACTAGCGATTTCATCTTCATCAACAGTAACAATATCATCTACATAATGTTTTACAATTTCAAAAGTTAAGTCCCCAGGGTTTCTAACCGCAATACCATCAGCAATTGTGGGGTGGCCACTTATATTTGTAAGTTGTCCTCGGGCTAATGACTCTGCCATGGAAGGCATATTTTTAGCTTGAACACCAATAACATGCACCTTTGGTCTTAAGTTTTTTATGGCAACTGCAATTCCTGCAATTAAACCACCACCTCCGATAGGCACTACAACTACTTCCACATCTGGTAAATCTTCTAAAATTTCTAACGCTATAGTTCCCTGACCTGCAATAACTTGTGGATCATTAAATGGATGAATGAAGGTAGCTTTTGTTTCTAACTGAATTCGTTTAGCTTCTTCATACGCTTCATCATAAACGTTACCATGCAATACTACTTTTGCTCCATATTGACTTGTAGCCTTTATTTTGGACAATGGAGCGTGTCTTGGCATGACAATAGTGGAACGGATTCCATAAAGGGTTGCTGCCAGAGCTACACCTTGGGCGTGGTTGCCAGCAGATGAAGCAACAACTCCTCTTTTCTTTTCATTTTCACTTAAACTCGCTATTTTATAATAAGCCCCTCTTAACTTAAATGAACCAGTACGCTGTAAGTTTTCCATTTTTAAATAGATATGGTTACCAGTCATTTCACTTAGAGTGGTATTATACACGAGAGGTGTCTTGTGGGCAATTTTGCCTAAAATTTCACTGGCTTTTTTTACTTCTTCTAGTGAAACCATGAATTTTCACCTTCTAATGAATTTATTTACAAGCAACAACTTCTACTTCTACCAGCGCGCCTTTTGGCAAACTAGCAACAGCTATGCATGAACGTGCCGGAAAAACCTCACCAAAATATTCACTGTAAATTTTATTCACAGTAGTAAAGTCATCCATATTGGTAATAAAAATTGTAGTTTTAACCACATGGCTAAATTCCATACCCGCTGCAGATAAGATCTGCCTTATATTTTCCATTGCCTGTTTTATTTGGGCTTCAACTCCTCCTGGTACAAGTTCACCAGTCTGAGGATTAATACCAATTTGACCAGAGACAAATAGAAATCCATTTACCTTTATAGCCTGAGAATAGGGACCAATAGCTTGTGGCGCTTTGCTGGTGTTAATAACTTCTTTCATTTCTCATCCCTCTTCTTATAATTGTTTAGATACCTATATATTGTACTTTCCGAGGTTTTTAGATATTTTGCAAGTTCGGTTACTGCACCTTTTAATAAAAAGAAGCCTTTATCATTTAATTTTTGGACAATTTCTATTTTTTCTTCTTGTGACAACCGCTCCGGTGGAACGTTGAACTGTTTAATAGTTTCTTCAATAAGGGATGACATTAAGTCTTCTAAAGATGGGTTCGTAACTTCCAAAAACTCACTTCTTAAATTAATTTTTTGAGCTTGTTTATCTGTGTCTATATTCATAATAAAGTCGTCAATAAATTTACGTGCTTGTAAAGCAGTACTAAGGTCCACATTTACGCATAACATTCCAACTAATTCACCATTATCATCCTTAATGAAAAAAGTAGACGAACGTAACGGTTTTCCATCTTTTGTCCGAGCAGGATAGTTAACCATAGCATCTTGCGTTTGATACAATTTTTCTTTTAAAAATTTTAGCCCTAAATCGGTAAGCGGTCCTCCCACCTTTCGCCCACTAATATGACCGTTCCGTATTGCAATAATTGAACTCTCTACGTTTGTAACATCGTGTAGAACAACCTCACAGTGTGGCCCGACAATAGCAGCAATGAAATCTACCAAAGGAATAAATCTTTCCAATAACTTTTCCTTCACCTTATCCCCCCTCAGTGAGATTATTTGTGTTGTTAGTAATTTTGAAAATAATTTTACCTTTTATGCCAAATTTTTTTCACAGAAATAATTCTGCATAAAAATAAAAAATCCTTCTTATAATAAAAATTTTTTTGCAACTTAAAAATTAGTAATCAACGTATTTTTTAAAATTATCAATATTATTTGCAAAAAAAAATAACTGCTTTTGTTGTAGTAGTTGCTGTATAAGTGTTACCGTCTTTACTGATTTCAACACTTAACGTTTGCCCATTATCTGGTGCAGGATTAACCCTAACTTCCAACGGATTGTCTTGTGTTAACAGAAAGCCACCTGCCAAATAAGCATCTGTTGGCGTATCAGCCAAGACAATTGTAGATGTTGCAAATAACAGCAATAATGCACCCGTGAGTCTGCACCCATGCCGGGCGCACACATATAAAAAGCGAGGTGTACTACCTCGCCTTTTCCTTTTAATCCATATGTTGTTCAGCTTCCTGATGTCCGTGAGTAATGACTTCAGGATTTTTTGCTAAGTCCTGAAGATAGGTCCAAGAGGCAAAAGCTAAGGTTAAAATAACAACCCCGGCAATTAACTTTTCTTTTAATTTCGGCTTAATACCATGTTTTACCGTAAAGCTAATCAGCGAAATAACTAAGCCTGCAGGTATTAAGTAACTGGCATAAGCCGGTTCTTCATCAAAATGCTGAATACCCCCACTCATCATCCCTATACCTACCGATAAAAACAATGAAAATAGTAAAAACTTCACCGTTTCCGTACCACTTAATTCTCGCCTGTTTAATTTCACCTCATAAAGATATGAGGCAATCACGAAAAGCACTATACCTATACTCATGATCAAAGAATATCGAGCAGGATTTAAAGGCATGTGGACTATAGAACCGGAAATAAGCCCCATTCCAAGAAAATAAAAGGCATAACTAAAATACGGAAACAAAACCTTTTGCCAGGAATTTTGGAAAGAATGATTGTTGATTTCCATCCCGCACCTCCCTATTTTTTTACACTAACTTATAATTAACAGCAAACTTTTACGGATCCTTAATCAAAATGTTACAAAACTACTACAACTTATAGTTTTAATTTTTGTAACACTTTCGTTATGTTTTTTAAACATCTTTTTGCTAAAGTAAGCAACAGCAAAATCTACTACAGGAGGTGATAGGCTATGAAAGCAGCAACAAAAGTTCTAACTCTTTTAGTACTGTTTATCTTTATTTTAGGTAACATTACGTTGGCCAGCGGCGGGCATGATTCCGTAACTAATGACAGCTCGATGTTCTCGGGAAATATGGAAATGTCAAAGGATAATATGAATAACAACAAGCAAAACACCTTGTCTGCAGAAAATACGGATATGTCAAATGACAGTACCGATGACCACCAACAAAGCGGCATGGATAGCCATGAAGCCAGCGATTCTCACGCATCAAGCGATATCCCTTGGAGTTTTTTAAAAGTTATAGGCATTTTAAATACAGGCATAATTTTAACTGGACTTATATCCCGTTATCTTCCCGAAAGAGAGGAGTTGAAAAATGAATCAGGTACTTAAAAATATCCTTAAAAGCCGCTGGTATCCGGTAATTTTCCAGATCATTACATTATTTTTCTTTAGCATTGTTATTTATACTCTAATCACCGGCCCCGCATCACCCCATGATAATTTTGGTACAGCTCTCACCTGGGTGCTTTGGTGGCCGATAATCCCGTTAATTTTCCTTTTGCTTGGTCGCTTTTGGTGTGCTATCTGCCCCTTTGCCACCATCAATGATTTTGTGCAAAAATTTGCTGGAATGAAACTTAAAGTTCCCAACTTTCTTAAAAAGTACGGAATTTGGATTATTGATGCGACCTTTATCATCATAACCTGGTCGGACCACATCTGGGGAATCGTCGAAAACCCTCGTGGTTCAGGAATCCTGCTTCTTTTAATAACTACCGGTGTTATCTTTTCCGGAGTATTATTTGAAAGGCGTACCTGGTGCCGTTATCTTTGTTTCTTAGGTGGTCTTGCAGGTAACTATTCCCGAACAGGTATGCTAAAATTACGAGCTACCCCGGATATTTGTAAAAATTGCACCACTCTTGCTTGCTATAAAGGTAGTAAAAATGCCCCTGGTTGCCCGTTATTTGAGGTTCCTAGAAATATGCAAACCAGCGCAACCTGTAATCTCTGTGGCTATTGTGTTAAAAATTGTCCAAATGATTCAATAAATATCTCTTTTAAACCCCCTGCCAGTGAACTTTGGTTTATTAAACGGCCACGCCTTGAAGAGTCATTTTTGGCAATTGTAATTATGGGTATCGTTTTTGTACAGAACCTTACCATGTTAGAAATCTGGCAGAAATGGCAAAAAGCTTTAACTAATATTCTCCACACTGATAGTTATCCAGTATTATTTACAGTACTATTTTTAATTGCCATGACCATACCAGTAGTCCTAACCTTAGTTGCAAGTAAAGGTGCCTCTTATGCCAATCGCCAAAAAACTTGGGAAAATTTCGCTCGCTACGGTTATTCCCTTATTCCTTTAGATTTAGCTGGGCATATAGCTCATAACCTATTTCACCTTTTGGCTGAAGGAAAATCAATTTATTATACAGGTTTAGCCTTTTTCACCGGCAAAAAATTAGAAGGTATGAGCCCTGCTATTGTGAGCTCTTCGACAATAACCTTTTTGCAATATACCATATTGGTATTAGGTGCAATTTTGTCGCTATACACCGCCTGGAAAATCGCTAAAAACAACGAACCTAAAAATACCTTCAATGTTTTCTTACCCTTCAGTATATTAATTATCATCTTCCTCTTAATAAACATTTACCTCTTTATGCTCCCGATGGCTATGAGAATGTAATAACTTAGAAGACTTAACAAAAATACCCCCATATTTAAGGGGGTATCATCTTTATTTGGGAAGATCATTTCTTCCGTAAGGC is a window encoding:
- a CDS encoding amino acid permease; the protein is MVETEKELKRGLEARHIELIALGGTIGVGLFMGSASTLKWAGPSVILAYIIAGIFIFFIMRTIGEMLYIEPITGSFATYAHKYIGPLWGYLTAWSYWFMWVAVGMSEVTAVGIYMKFWFPTLPQWVPGLIAILIVGTANLAAVKYYGEFEFWFALIKVVTIVVMIILGIGMIFFGFGNHGRPIGLENLYIHGGFFPNGIKGFLFALCLVVAAFQGVELVGVTAGEAKDPQRTLRRAVQNITWRILIFYIGAIFVIVALYPWNKLGTIGSPFVLTFAKVGIPAAASIINFVVLTAALSGCNSGIYSSARMLYTLSQNGQAPKFLAKVSPSGVPVNSLLVTIACLLIGVALNYIAPQKLFVYIYSASVLPGMMPWFVILISQLKFRKLKDNEIKDHPFKAPLSPYSNYLTIIFLVLVLVGMWLNSDTRLSLIIGAAFMALIIISYYVFGIDKKQVPEVKKIKEEAI
- the sdaAA gene encoding L-serine ammonia-lyase, iron-sulfur-dependent, subunit alpha, yielding MYLESVEQLVNEAKKLGQTLGGTALLLEAKDRDVPEEELIAIMQKRLLVMKEAISEGLTGKPSVGGLVGGQAVKYKKRLDEGKNLALGVFGKAITYALAVSEANASMGLIVAAPTAGSAGVLPGVLLSLMEEYSIPEEKVVEGLYAAGAVGVVIAHKASLSGAQGGCQAECGSAAAMAAVAAAELMGGTPEQAVHAGAIALKGMLGLVCDPVAGLVEVPCVKRNVAAAVQALAAADMALAGIVSAIPFDEVIDAMGEIGRALPVSLKETALGGLAATPTGKVISAKIYKQNLIGNKW
- the sdaAB gene encoding L-serine ammonia-lyase, iron-sulfur-dependent subunit beta, with protein sequence MDILDIIGPVMIGPSSSHTAGAVRLGKVGRLVLGEVPQKAKIYLHGSFKETYRGHGTDRALIAGLLGFDTDDSRIRESLKIAEERGLKYEFLPIELPEAHPNTVYMELTGAKNKATITGSSIGGGAVLITGINGYPVKITAKYPTLVVPHADRPGAVAKVTSVLAWHGINIAQMSVSRQQKGAEALMVIETDQPVDEETLWEIKRLPGINGGFTIPPL
- the ilvA gene encoding threonine ammonia-lyase — protein: MVSLEEVKKASEILGKIAHKTPLVYNTTLSEMTGNHIYLKMENLQRTGSFKLRGAYYKIASLSENEKKRGVVASSAGNHAQGVALAATLYGIRSTIVMPRHAPLSKIKATSQYGAKVVLHGNVYDEAYEEAKRIQLETKATFIHPFNDPQVIAGQGTIALEILEDLPDVEVVVVPIGGGGLIAGIAVAIKNLRPKVHVIGVQAKNMPSMAESLARGQLTNISGHPTIADGIAVRNPGDLTFEIVKHYVDDIVTVDEDEIASAILFLMERAKTVAEGAGAVSVAAVLNRLSHYKKSKIVALISGGNIDVNLLSRIINRGLVKDGRKIFLNTVIPDKPGTLSQLLQIIASTGANVLSVIHNREAINVPLGSAQVELELETAEPEQVEEIQSLLKQHHYFVNISPTLTSLDV
- a CDS encoding RidA family protein codes for the protein MKEVINTSKAPQAIGPYSQAIKVNGFLFVSGQIGINPQTGELVPGGVEAQIKQAMENIRQILSAAGMEFSHVVKTTIFITNMDDFTTVNKIYSEYFGEVFPARSCIAVASLPKGALVEVEVVACK
- a CDS encoding helix-turn-helix transcriptional regulator, giving the protein MKEKLLERFIPLVDFIAAIVGPHCEVVLHDVTNVESSIIAIRNGHISGRKVGGPLTDLGLKFLKEKLYQTQDAMVNYPARTKDGKPLRSSTFFIKDDNGELVGMLCVNVDLSTALQARKFIDDFIMNIDTDKQAQKINLRSEFLEVTNPSLEDLMSSLIEETIKQFNVPPERLSQEEKIEIVQKLNDKGFFLLKGAVTELAKYLKTSESTIYRYLNNYKKRDEK
- a CDS encoding 4Fe-4S binding protein, whose protein sequence is MNQVLKNILKSRWYPVIFQIITLFFFSIVIYTLITGPASPHDNFGTALTWVLWWPIIPLIFLLLGRFWCAICPFATINDFVQKFAGMKLKVPNFLKKYGIWIIDATFIIITWSDHIWGIVENPRGSGILLLLITTGVIFSGVLFERRTWCRYLCFLGGLAGNYSRTGMLKLRATPDICKNCTTLACYKGSKNAPGCPLFEVPRNMQTSATCNLCGYCVKNCPNDSINISFKPPASELWFIKRPRLEESFLAIVIMGIVFVQNLTMLEIWQKWQKALTNILHTDSYPVLFTVLFLIAMTIPVVLTLVASKGASYANRQKTWENFARYGYSLIPLDLAGHIAHNLFHLLAEGKSIYYTGLAFFTGKKLEGMSPAIVSSSTITFLQYTILVLGAILSLYTAWKIAKNNEPKNTFNVFLPFSILIIIFLLINIYLFMLPMAMRM